The following nucleotide sequence is from Streptomyces leeuwenhoekii.
GCTATGTGGCCGAGGGCTACTGGGAGGACGTCGGCACCCACGAGAGCTACGTCAAGGCCCAGGCCGACGTCCTCGAGGGCAAGGTCGACGTCGATATCGACGGCTTCGAGATCTCCCCCGGAGTGTGGGTCGCCGAGGGCGCCGAAGTGCACCCGGACGCCGTACTGCGCGGGCCCCTGTACATCGGGGACTACGCCAAGGTGGAAGCCGGCGCGGAGATCCGCGAGGACACCGTCATCGGCTCCAACGTCGTCGTCAAGAGCGGCGCCTTCCTGCACAAGGCCGTCGTCCACGACAACGTGTACATCGGGCCGCACAGCAACCTGCGCGGCTGCGTCGTCGGCAAGAACACCGACATCATGCGCGCGGCGCGGATCGAGGACGGCGCCGTCATCGGCGACGAGTGCCTGATCGGTGAAGAATCGATCGTGCAGGGCAATGTGCGGGTGTATCCGTTCAAGACGATCGAGGCCGGTGCCTTCGTCAACACCTCGGTCATCTGGGAGTCGAGAGGCCAGGCGCACCTCTTCGGCGCCCGCGGCGTGTCCGGCATTCTGAACGTCGAGATCACCCCGGAGCTCGCCGTACGTCTTGCCGGCGCCTATGCGACGACCCTGAAGAAGGGCTCCACGGTGACCACGGCCCGCGACCACTCCCGTGGTGCGCGCGCGCTGAAGCGGGCGGTCATCTCGGCGCTGCAGGCCAGCGCCATCGACGTACGCGACCTGGAGAACGTACCGCTGCCCGTGGCACGGCAGCAGACCGCTCGGGGCAGCGCCGGCGGCATCATGATCCGCACCACGCCCGGGGTGCCGGACTCCGTGGACATCATGTTCTTCGACGGGCAGGGCGCCGACCTGTCGCAGGGCAGCCAGCGCAAGCTGGACCGGGTGTTCGCGCGGCAGGAGTACCGGCGTGCCTTCCCCGGGGAGATCGGCGACCTGCACTTCCCGGCCAGTGTCTTCGACTCGTACACCGGTTCGCTGCTGCGGAACGTCGATACGACCGGGATCGCCGAGTCGGGGCTCAAGGTCGTGGTGGACGCCTCGAACGGCAGTGCCGGCCTCGTGCTGCCAAGCCTGCTCGGCAAGCTCGGCGTCGACTCCCTGACGATCAATCCCGGCCTCGACGAGTCCCGGCCGACGGAGACCGCTGACGTGCGGCGGGCCGGGCTGGTGCGCCTCGGTGAGATCGTGGCCTCCTCGGGGGCCGCGTTCGGCGTGCGGTTCGACCCGGTCGGCGAGCGGATCTCGCTCGTCGACGAGAAGGGCCGCATCATCGAGGACGACCGGGCCCTGCTGGTGATGCTCGACCTGGTGGCCGCCGAGCGGCGCAGCGGCCGGGTGGCGCTGCCCGTGACCACGACCCGGATCGCCGAGCAGGTCGCGGCGTACCACGGCACCCAGGTCGAGTGGACGACCACCTCTCCCGACGACCTGACGCGGGTCGGCGGCGAGGAGGGGACGATCTTCGGCGGCGACGGCAAGGGCGGATTCATCGTCCCCGAGTTCAGCAGCGTCTACGACGGCACGGCGGCCTTCGTACGGCTGATCGGGCTGGTGGCGCGGACTCAGCTCACGCTCAGCCAGATCGACGCGCGCATCCCGCGTGCGCACGTGCTCAAGCGGGACCTTGCGACGCCGTGGGCCGTGAAGGGGCTCGTGATGCGGCGGGTGGTCGAGGCGGCGGGAGACCGCTTCGTGGACACCACCGACGGCGTGCGCGTGGTGGAGCCCGACGGGCGCTGGGTGATGGTGCTGCCCGACCCCGCCGAGGCCGTCACCCACCTGTGGGCCGAGGGTCCCGACGACGCCTCCGCGCAGGCCCTGCTCGACGAGTGGTCCGCGGTGGTGGACAGCGCGGGCCGGTAAAACACCCCGCACGCGCGCGTGCCGGACAAGTGTCCCCAAGGGGGCCTGTCCGGCACGCCGGTGGGGCCGTTCACGGGCAGGCGCCCCGACGTGCGACGATGTGCGGCATGCCGCAGCAACCCCCCGTTCGGAGCAGTCCCGCGCGGCCCGCGCGCCCGGACGCTTCCATGTCGTTGCTCACCAACGTCATGGACCACAGCCTCGACGACGGATACGCCGAGGCCGCCGCGCGACGGAAGGCCGACGGCACCGGCGGCATGCCCAAGACGCTCCGGGCCAAGCTCGGCCTGGCCGCGGGACTGGTGCTCGCCGCTCTCCTCGTGACCGTGGGAGCGGCGCAGGCGCGCGTCGAGGCGCCCGTCGTGGCCAAGGAGCGCGAGGAGCTCATCGACCGGATCGACCGGGAGACCGAGGCCGCGGACAAGCTGGAGGCAAGCGTCGACGAACTGCGCGACGATGTGAGCGCGCGGCAGCGGGAGGCGCTGGAACAGAGCGGCGAGGGCGGCGAACCGCACCTGGCGGGGGTCCTCGCCGGCGCTGTGGAGGTGCACGGTCCCGGTGTGAAACTCGTGGTGAACGACGCCGAGGACGTCGGCGGCGGTGACGGCCAGGCGCGCGGAACGTCCGGATTCTCGGACACCGGCCGGGTGCGGGACCGGGACATGCAGCGGGTGGTCAACGGCCTGTGGGCCTCGGGCGCCGAGGCGATCGCCATCAACGGGCAGCGGCTGACCGCCCTGTCCGCGATCAGGGCCGCGGGTGACGCGATACTGGTCGACAACAAGCCGCTGGTGCCGCCGTACACGGTGCTGGCGGTGGGGGACGGCAAGCGGCTGAGCACGAGGTTCCAGGACAGTCTCGACGGGCTGTATCTGCATGCCCTCCAGGAGAACTACGGGATACGGACCGGGATCTCAGTGGAGGAGGAACTCCGGATCCCCGCCGCACCGAGCGTGATCGTGCGGACAGCGCGGCCGTACCTGGAGAAAACCGAAGAAACAGAGCAATCCGAGAAGGGCACATCGTGATCGCCGTACTGGGCCTCGTCCTGGGAGTCGTGGCGGGCCTGCTGGTCCGGCCCGAGGTTCCGGCGGCCGTCGAGCCTTATCTGCCGATCGCTGTCGTGGCGGCGCTCGATGCCGTGTTCGGCGGTCTGCGGGCCATGCTCGACGGCATCTTCGACGACAAGGTCTTCGTGGTGTCGTTCCTGTCGAACGTGGTCGTGGCCGCGCTGATCGTGTTCCTGGGCGACAAGCTGGGCGTCGGGGCGCAGCTCTCCACCGGTGTCGTGGTGGTCCTCGGCATCCGCATCTTCTCCAACGCCGCGGCGATCCGTCGGCACGTGTTCCGGGCGTGAGGGCGATGAGCGACCACGAGGAGCGGGAGCGTGCCGGGCAGCCCGGGCACGGACTGCGCAAGGAACTGCCCGAGGAGGTGCCCGCGGCGGTTCCTCCGCCCAGGGAGGAACGCGAGGAGGAGCAGCCCCGGCTGACCGGCCGGCAGCGGCTGGTCAAGGGGCTGTGGCCGCCGCGCCTCACGCGGGCTCAACTCATCGTCGCCCTGCTGCTGTTCGGGCTCGGTTTCGGGCTGGCGGTGCAGGTGGCGTCCAACAGTGACAGCGACAGCGCCCTGCGGGGCGCGCGTCAGGAGG
It contains:
- a CDS encoding mannose-1-phosphate guanyltransferase, whose translation is MKAVVMAGGEGTRLRPMTSSMPKPLLPVANRPIMEHVLRLLKRHGLNETVVTVQFLASMVKNYFGDGEELGMELTYANEEKPLGTAGSVKNAEEALKDDAFLVISGDALTDFDLTELINFHKEKGALVTVCLTRVPNPLEFGITIVDEEGKVERFLEKPTWGQVFSDTVNTGIYVMEPEVFDYVDPDVPVDWSGDVFPQLMKEGKPIYGYVAEGYWEDVGTHESYVKAQADVLEGKVDVDIDGFEISPGVWVAEGAEVHPDAVLRGPLYIGDYAKVEAGAEIREDTVIGSNVVVKSGAFLHKAVVHDNVYIGPHSNLRGCVVGKNTDIMRAARIEDGAVIGDECLIGEESIVQGNVRVYPFKTIEAGAFVNTSVIWESRGQAHLFGARGVSGILNVEITPELAVRLAGAYATTLKKGSTVTTARDHSRGARALKRAVISALQASAIDVRDLENVPLPVARQQTARGSAGGIMIRTTPGVPDSVDIMFFDGQGADLSQGSQRKLDRVFARQEYRRAFPGEIGDLHFPASVFDSYTGSLLRNVDTTGIAESGLKVVVDASNGSAGLVLPSLLGKLGVDSLTINPGLDESRPTETADVRRAGLVRLGEIVASSGAAFGVRFDPVGERISLVDEKGRIIEDDRALLVMLDLVAAERRSGRVALPVTTTRIAEQVAAYHGTQVEWTTTSPDDLTRVGGEEGTIFGGDGKGGFIVPEFSSVYDGTAAFVRLIGLVARTQLTLSQIDARIPRAHVLKRDLATPWAVKGLVMRRVVEAAGDRFVDTTDGVRVVEPDGRWVMVLPDPAEAVTHLWAEGPDDASAQALLDEWSAVVDSAGR
- a CDS encoding DUF881 domain-containing protein — encoded protein: MSLLTNVMDHSLDDGYAEAAARRKADGTGGMPKTLRAKLGLAAGLVLAALLVTVGAAQARVEAPVVAKEREELIDRIDRETEAADKLEASVDELRDDVSARQREALEQSGEGGEPHLAGVLAGAVEVHGPGVKLVVNDAEDVGGGDGQARGTSGFSDTGRVRDRDMQRVVNGLWASGAEAIAINGQRLTALSAIRAAGDAILVDNKPLVPPYTVLAVGDGKRLSTRFQDSLDGLYLHALQENYGIRTGISVEEELRIPAAPSVIVRTARPYLEKTEETEQSEKGTS
- a CDS encoding small basic family protein, with protein sequence MIAVLGLVLGVVAGLLVRPEVPAAVEPYLPIAVVAALDAVFGGLRAMLDGIFDDKVFVVSFLSNVVVAALIVFLGDKLGVGAQLSTGVVVVLGIRIFSNAAAIRRHVFRA